CAATGTGCTGCGCGCCGCCGACCGCCGGCTCACCGAGGTGCGCAAGTCCATCCCGGACGCCGGCGGACTGGTCATCGCCACCGACCAGGACTCGGCGCGCGCCTACGCCAAGATCGTCCGAGAGATCACCGGGACGAAGGCGACCGTCGTGCTCTCCGACGAGACCGCCGCCTCCAAGCGCATCGACGAGTTCAGCGCGGGCCAGGAGCGCTGGATGGTCGCCGTGCGCATGGTGTCGGAGGGCGTCGACGTGCCGCGCCTCGCGGTCGGCGTGTACGCCACGACCATCGCCACGCCCCTGTTCTTCGCGCAGGCCGTCGGCCGTTTCGTCCGGTCCAGACGGCGCGGCGAGACCGCGTCCGTCTTCCTGCCCACCATCCCCGGCCTCCTCGGTTTCGCCAACGAGATGGAGATGGAGCGCGACCACGTCCTCGACAAGCCGAAGAAGGCGGGCGAGGAGGACCCGTACGCCGAGTCCGAGAAGGAGATGGCGGAGGCCGAGCGCCAGGAGGACGAGGACACCGGCGAGCAGGACACGCTGCCCTTCGAGGCGCTGGAGTCCGACGCGGTCTTCGACCGGGTGCTCTACGACGGCGCCGAGTTCGGCATGCAGGCGCACCCCGGCAGCGAGGAGGAGCAGGACTACCTCGGCATCCCCGGTCTCCTGGAGCCCGACCAGGTGCAGATGCTGCTCCAGAAGCGGCAGGCACGGCAGATCGCGCACAGCCGCAAGAAGCCGGACTCCGAGGCGGATCTGCTGGAGCTGCCCGCCGACCGGCGCCCCGTCGTCTCCCACAAGGAACTGCTCGAACTGCGCAAGCAGCTCAACACGATGGTCGGCGCCTACGTCCACCAGAGCGGCAAACCGCACGGAGTGATCCACACGGAGCTGCGCCGGGTGTGCGGCGGACCCCCCAGCGCGGAGGCGACGGGCGGCCAACTCCGCGAGCGAATCAGAAAAGTTCAGGAATGGGCGACCCGAATGCGCTGAGCGCGAAGGGTGTTTTTCGGCCTCCCGGACGCCGTCGCGGCGTCCGGGAGGCTTTTCTACGCGCGTCCATTCATGGGAAATCGCATGAATAGTCAGTGAGAGTCCCTTTTCTATGCTTGTTCTGGCGCGAACGGGGAGCAACTGACCGCCCATGACCGGATTCTGGACGAGGTCTTCCGCTGAGCGGTACGGATCGCTAATGTCCCGGCAATACACACGCGCCGTGGCAGCACCGCCGCGGAGCGCAGCCGATGCGCCATGGCCTGCCTGGCGGCTCACTCCGAAAATCCGAAGGAGAGGGGCGTCGTGACCGCGGAGACCTCCCAGACGCTCGACCGGGGACTGCGCGTCCTCAAACTTCTCGCCGACACCGACCACGGGCTGACCGTC
This window of the Streptomyces niveus genome carries:
- a CDS encoding DEAD/DEAH box helicase: MTTTASHHLSPAFPGRAPWGTANKLRAWQEKALERYLQEQPRDFLAVATPGAGKTTFALTLASWLLHHHVVQQITVVAPTEHLKKQWADAAARIGIKLDPEYSAGPLSKEYHGVAVTYAGVGVRPMLHRNRCEQRKTLVILDEIHHAGDSKSWGEACLEAFEPAARRLALTGTPFRSDTNPIPFVAYEEGNDGIRRSSADYTYGYGNALGDGVVRPVIFLSYSGNMRWRTKAGDEIAAKLGEPMTKDAISQAWRTALDPRGEWMPNVLRAADRRLTEVRKSIPDAGGLVIATDQDSARAYAKIVREITGTKATVVLSDETAASKRIDEFSAGQERWMVAVRMVSEGVDVPRLAVGVYATTIATPLFFAQAVGRFVRSRRRGETASVFLPTIPGLLGFANEMEMERDHVLDKPKKAGEEDPYAESEKEMAEAERQEDEDTGEQDTLPFEALESDAVFDRVLYDGAEFGMQAHPGSEEEQDYLGIPGLLEPDQVQMLLQKRQARQIAHSRKKPDSEADLLELPADRRPVVSHKELLELRKQLNTMVGAYVHQSGKPHGVIHTELRRVCGGPPSAEATGGQLRERIRKVQEWATRMR